The following proteins come from a genomic window of Megalobrama amblycephala isolate DHTTF-2021 linkage group LG1, ASM1881202v1, whole genome shotgun sequence:
- the LOC125250292 gene encoding olfactory receptor 52K1-like yields MKDISAENISFTDFKLIGFYSLGEWRPFLFIPFFLMFLLSITANSILIYLIKSQKSLHSPMYVLIGVMAVLDLILPVFFVPNMLLSFLFNWSGISLTGCLIQMFGIHFVGTLQSTLLLWMALDRYFAICKPLYYHKYMEISNFLKFVFLPLIRNGFLIVIMVSLAGKLSFCRNTIDHCLCEHMALVQLACEDISVNNIVGLVSAFLIPTADFILITVSYVVIFTSVFRSGKAHLKAINTCITHIIVMTLSLTSALIAFLSYRIRNNVSPSNRIFMSIIYILFPSCFNPIIYGWRTKEIRQTFQKFIKNGMVLPFLNK; encoded by the coding sequence ATGAAGGATATTTCTGCAGAAAATATTTCTTTCACAGACTTTAAACTGATTGGTTTCTACAGCTTAGGAGAATGGAGGCCTTTTTTATTTATCCCTTTCTTCCTGATGTTTTTATTGTCTATCACAGCAAATTCTATtctcatatatttaataaaatcacAAAAGTCTTTGCATTCTCCTATGTATGTACTAATAGGTGTTATGGCAGTGTTAGACTTGATCTTGCCAGTATTTTTTGTACCTAACATGCTTCTtagctttttatttaattggAGTGGGATATCTCTGACTGGTTGTTTGATACAAATGTTTGGTATTCATTTTGTTGGAACATTACAGTCAACTTTGCTTTTGTGGATGGCACTGGATCGTTACTTTGCAATTTGCAAACCTCTTTATTATCATAAATACATGGAAAttagtaattttttaaaatttgtttttctTCCCTTAATCAGAAATGGATTCCTGATTGTCATCATGGTCTCTCTAGCAGGAAAACTGTCTTTCTGTAGAAATACTATTGATCACTGTTTATGTGAGCACATGGCATTAGTTCAGTTAGCATGTGAAGATATATCTGTTAATAATATTGTAGGACTTGTGTCTGCTTTTCTGATCCCAACTGCAGACTTTATTCTCATTACTGTTTCTTATGTTGTGATTTTCACCTCTGTGTTTAGATCTGGTAAGGCTCATTTGAAGGCCATTAATACCTGCATTACTCACATCATTGTTATGACACTTAGTTTGACTTCTGCCTTGATTGCATTTTTGTCATACAGAATAAGAAATAATGTTTCTCCCAGCAACCGTATATTTATGAGCATCATATACATTCTGTTTccaagttgttttaacccaataaTCTATGGATGGAGAACAAAAGAAATAAggcaaacatttcaaaagtttataAAGAATGGAATGGTTTTgccttttttaaataagtga
- the LOC125250288 gene encoding olfactory receptor 52K1-like produces MKDFTAQNISFTDFKLNGFYSLGEWRPFLFIPLFLMFLLAITANTILIYLITSQRSLHSPMYVLIGLMGVVDLLLPIFFVPSMLLNFLFNWSGISLTGCLIQMFCLHFVGTFQTTLLFWMALDRYFAICKPLYYHKYKEISNFLKFVFAPLIRNVLLIVIIVSLAGRLSFCATNVIDHCFCEHMALVQLACGDISVNNIVGLLTVFLVPTADFILIIASYVVIFTSVFKSGKAHTKALNTCITHLIVLSVALTSALVAFLSYRIRNNISSNNRIVISIMYLCFPSCFNPIIYGWRTKEIRHTFLKCISKKVFTF; encoded by the coding sequence ATGAAGGACTTTACTGCACAAAATATCTCATTTACAGACTTCAAATTAAATGGTTTCTACAGCCTGGGAGAATGGAGGCCTTTTTTATTTATCCCTTTATTTCTGATGTTTTTATTGGCTATAACTGCAAATACTATTCTCATATATTTAATAACAAGCCAAAGGTCTCTGCATTCTCCTATGTATGTACTAATAGGTTTAATGGGTGTTGTAGACTTGCTCTTGCCAATCTTTTTTGTACCTAGCATGCTTcttaactttttatttaattggaGTGGGATATCTCTGACTGGTTGTTTAATACAAATGTTTTGCCTTCACTTTGTTGGAACATTTCAAACTACTTTGCTTTTTTGGATGGCACTGGATCGTTATTTTGCAATATGTAAACCTCTTTACTATCATAAATACAAGGAGATCTCGAATTTTCTAAAGTTTGTTTTTGCACCGCTAATCAGAAATGTACTCCTGATTGTCATCATTGTTTCTCTTGCTGGAAGACTGTCATTTTGTGCTACAAATGTGATCGATCACTGTTTTTGTGAACACATGGCATTGGTTCAGTTAGCATGTGGAGATATATCTGTCAATAACATTGTAGGATTATTGACTGTTTTCCTTGTACCAACTGCTGATTTTATTCTCATTATTGCTTCCTATGTTGTGATTTTTACCTCCGTATTCAAATCTGGCAAAGCTCACACGAAGGCCTTAAACACCTGCATTACTCATTTAATTGTCTTGTCAGTTGCTTTAACTTCTGCCTTGGTTGCATTTTTGTCATACagaataagaaacaacatttccTCCAACAACCGCATAGTTATAAGCATCATGTACTTATGTTTTccaagttgttttaacccaataaTCTATGGATGGAGAACAAAAGAAATAAGACACACATTTCTGAAGTGTATAAGCAAAAAAGTCTTtactttttga